A part of Citrifermentans bremense genomic DNA contains:
- a CDS encoding NAD(P)H-binding protein yields the protein MSSSDSKKAMVLVTGATGFIGKRLVAALAAQGIPVRCLVRNPQSTLPPCAEVVQGDLLQVETLDRALEGIETAYYLVHAMSGDRAGFERRDREAAENFVAAATRQGLRRVIYLGGLGEEKDDLSEHLASRLEVARILQRGPFNTTYLRAAVIIGAGGASFEMIRALVERLPVMITPRWVSTRCQFIAVRDVIAYLVGCLLHEQTAGKTYDIGGPEILSYREMMERFARIEQKFIKILPVPFLTPKLSSYWVWLVTPIKPSISSPLIEGLGNEVVCHDDEIRKVIPLRLTGYDDAVREALEEAGALPAEPN from the coding sequence ATGAGCAGTTCCGACAGCAAGAAAGCCATGGTCCTGGTGACAGGGGCTACGGGGTTCATCGGCAAAAGGCTGGTAGCCGCCCTTGCCGCACAGGGGATACCGGTGCGCTGCCTGGTGCGCAACCCCCAGTCGACGCTTCCCCCCTGCGCAGAGGTGGTCCAAGGGGATCTGCTGCAGGTAGAGACCCTGGACCGAGCGCTGGAGGGAATCGAGACGGCGTACTACCTGGTACACGCCATGTCCGGCGACCGCGCCGGGTTCGAGCGCCGCGACCGGGAAGCAGCGGAGAATTTTGTCGCCGCCGCTACAAGACAGGGGCTCAGGCGGGTCATCTATCTCGGGGGGCTGGGCGAGGAGAAGGACGACCTTTCCGAGCACCTCGCCAGCCGGCTGGAGGTTGCGCGCATCCTCCAGCGGGGCCCTTTTAATACCACCTACCTGCGCGCGGCCGTCATCATCGGTGCCGGGGGAGCCTCCTTCGAGATGATCCGGGCCCTGGTCGAGAGGCTACCGGTCATGATAACGCCGCGCTGGGTCTCCACTCGCTGCCAGTTCATAGCCGTGCGGGACGTCATCGCCTACCTCGTAGGTTGCCTGCTGCACGAACAGACGGCTGGGAAGACCTACGACATCGGAGGACCTGAAATCCTTTCCTACCGCGAGATGATGGAGCGCTTCGCCAGGATAGAGCAGAAGTTCATCAAGATCCTGCCGGTCCCCTTTCTCACCCCCAAACTCTCTTCCTACTGGGTCTGGCTGGTCACCCCGATAAAACCGTCGATTTCGAGCCCCCTGATCGAGGGGCTCGGCAACGAGGTCGTCTGCCACGACGACGAGATTCGTAAGGTCATTCCCCTTAGACTGACGGGATACGACGACGCTGTGAGAGAGGCGCTTGAGGAGGCTGGCGCCCTCCCCGCAGAGCCCAACTGA
- a CDS encoding cytidylate kinase-like family protein — MPDNLFIPSVDLRIGSLEEYNRRQKDKASLRHAKAKPRPCITISREFGCTGYPTAELLRELLMQRTGDEWVLIDKAVLEEVAQRHNLSQEILQTLGAENRILDEILATFSPRWKSSYDYFLPLSRHVVALAEQGNVIILELGGAIITRHIENSYHFRLFGSPAFKAATLASRLGLEIEPAEKLMHKQQKARDHFTRDFLNQDDHDPALYDLLFNNDRCPADRIAHTIADFVLVR; from the coding sequence GTGCCCGACAACCTCTTCATCCCATCGGTCGACCTGAGGATCGGATCGCTCGAGGAATACAACCGCAGGCAGAAGGATAAGGCGTCTTTGCGGCACGCCAAGGCGAAGCCCCGTCCTTGTATCACCATCTCGCGCGAGTTCGGTTGCACCGGGTACCCGACGGCGGAGTTGCTCCGCGAATTGCTGATGCAAAGGACCGGCGACGAGTGGGTGCTGATCGACAAGGCCGTGCTCGAAGAGGTGGCGCAAAGGCACAACCTTTCACAAGAGATCCTGCAGACGCTGGGGGCCGAGAACCGCATCCTGGACGAGATCCTCGCCACGTTCTCGCCGCGCTGGAAAAGCAGCTACGACTACTTTCTCCCCCTTTCGCGCCACGTGGTGGCCTTAGCGGAGCAGGGTAACGTCATCATCCTGGAGCTTGGCGGCGCCATCATCACCAGGCACATCGAGAATTCCTATCACTTCAGGCTCTTCGGGTCACCCGCCTTCAAGGCCGCCACGCTCGCCAGCCGGCTCGGGCTGGAAATCGAGCCGGCGGAAAAGCTGATGCACAAGCAGCAGAAAGCCCGCGACCACTTCACCCGTGACTTCCTGAACCAGGACGACCACGATCCCGCCCTCTACGATCTCCTTTTCAACAACGACCGCTGCCCCGCCGACCGGATCGCCCACACCATAGCCGACTTCGTCCTGGTGAGGTGA
- a CDS encoding cupin domain-containing protein, which translates to MELVTGRSAVKNFGKPDEVREFPKGRVEMLDIGGAWVGRATFLPGWRWSESVQPLVKTKSCEAPHFQYHVSGRLHVVMDDGSEFDCGPGDVALLPMGHDAWVVGDEPAVVVDFQGMIDYAKRV; encoded by the coding sequence ATGGAACTGGTAACGGGTAGATCTGCAGTAAAGAACTTCGGAAAGCCGGACGAAGTACGTGAGTTTCCCAAGGGAAGGGTGGAAATGCTGGATATTGGTGGTGCGTGGGTGGGGCGAGCCACATTCTTGCCCGGGTGGCGCTGGTCCGAGTCGGTCCAGCCGCTCGTCAAGACCAAAAGCTGCGAGGCTCCCCACTTCCAGTACCACGTCTCCGGCAGGCTCCATGTGGTGATGGATGACGGCAGCGAGTTCGATTGCGGCCCCGGCGACGTCGCGCTGCTCCCGATGGGGCACGATGCCTGGGTCGTCGGCGACGAACCGGCCGTGGTGGTCGATTTCCAGGGGATGATTGACTACGCAAAGAGAGTCTGA
- a CDS encoding tyrosine-type recombinase/integrase — protein sequence MKSRIRFTDLYIKNLKPMEKDFWAREGLGFAVRVVPSGEKLWYYIYTFQGKKRYMWLGSYPAVPLAAAREACEVARAKVKTGVDPLAQKEAELEERRRAPTVAELCAEYLERHAKQFKRSWQKDEQMIKRDVLPEWGKRKARDITKRDVVLLLEKIMDRGAPVQANTTFALVRKMFNFAVERDILEHTPCHGVKPPAPKVARDRVLSEAEIRTFWNNLDACAMSNESRRALKLVLVTAQRPGEVIGMHTDEIKGDWWILPGERVKNKKSHRVYLSTLAREILAEAVAENKEKQGIPGDQEYHGFMFPSPQRAKVQSIDPQALIVAVGRALASPVLDQNFKRVLDRDGKPATVNRLDVAHFTPHDLRRTAATFMAESGEMDEVIDAVLNHAKQGVIRVYNQFKYDAQKQAALESWSRRLIGITTGVKGKVIAIGSRSKPA from the coding sequence ATGAAAAGCAGAATCAGGTTTACGGACCTGTACATTAAAAACCTGAAGCCGATGGAAAAGGATTTCTGGGCGCGCGAAGGATTAGGGTTTGCGGTCCGGGTGGTTCCTTCCGGGGAGAAGCTTTGGTATTACATTTACACCTTCCAGGGAAAGAAGCGGTACATGTGGCTCGGGAGCTATCCTGCGGTGCCGTTGGCGGCTGCCCGGGAGGCCTGTGAAGTAGCAAGGGCCAAGGTGAAAACGGGGGTAGACCCATTGGCGCAGAAGGAAGCGGAGCTGGAGGAGCGGCGCAGGGCTCCCACGGTTGCCGAGCTGTGCGCCGAGTATCTGGAGCGCCACGCCAAGCAGTTCAAGCGCTCCTGGCAGAAAGACGAGCAGATGATAAAGCGGGACGTACTGCCGGAGTGGGGCAAGCGGAAGGCTCGGGACATCACCAAGCGGGACGTGGTCCTGCTGCTGGAAAAGATCATGGATCGCGGGGCGCCGGTACAGGCCAACACCACGTTCGCCCTGGTCCGGAAGATGTTCAACTTTGCGGTGGAGCGGGACATCCTGGAGCACACCCCCTGCCACGGCGTCAAGCCTCCAGCGCCCAAGGTCGCTCGGGACCGGGTCCTCTCGGAAGCAGAGATCAGGACCTTCTGGAACAACCTGGATGCCTGCGCCATGTCCAATGAAAGCAGGCGCGCGTTGAAGCTGGTGCTGGTCACCGCGCAGCGGCCGGGCGAAGTGATCGGGATGCATACCGACGAGATCAAGGGGGACTGGTGGATACTCCCTGGAGAGAGGGTGAAAAACAAGAAGTCCCACCGGGTGTACCTGTCGACGCTCGCCAGAGAGATCCTGGCGGAGGCCGTCGCCGAGAACAAGGAAAAGCAGGGCATCCCGGGGGACCAGGAGTATCACGGCTTCATGTTTCCCTCGCCGCAGCGCGCCAAAGTGCAGTCCATAGATCCGCAAGCGCTGATAGTGGCAGTGGGGCGGGCCCTTGCCTCCCCTGTGCTCGATCAGAACTTCAAACGGGTCCTCGACCGGGATGGGAAGCCCGCCACGGTAAACCGGCTCGACGTCGCCCACTTCACCCCGCACGATCTGAGGCGCACCGCGGCAACGTTCATGGCCGAATCCGGCGAGATGGATGAGGTGATCGACGCCGTTTTGAACCACGCCAAGCAGGGGGTGATCAGGGTCTACAACCAGTTCAAGTACGACGCGCAGAAGCAAGCGGCTCTCGAATCCTGGTCCAGGAGACTCATCGGCATCACCACCGGAGTGAAGGGGAAGGTGATCGCCATCGGCAGCCGGTCCAAGCCGGCGTAA
- a CDS encoding fibronectin type III domain-containing protein: MKRLLVILTIVVMSLLFGCGGGGGSSGGSNTGSVNNSTDGGTGGSTGSITNPTGGTGSSGGTNDSTSGGTGSGTGGTVDTPVSPPAVTIPGAPTGVTVQPGDGQVTISWSPVANATSYNVYWSTTGSVTPSVATRKVGAVSPCVLTGLMNWTIYYFVVTAVNQSGESAVSTELSATPEALFVAEMVNGKTFDYTISPDGYGVVTFNPDGTFTGQNLKVGQPMAGQWGLQDGVLILVYPWVKAEYFFLSSGTPASFQVIYLRRNYEDGSVTSPVAGTFNLK, from the coding sequence ATGAAAAGGTTACTGGTGATTCTAACGATCGTCGTCATGTCACTCCTGTTCGGTTGTGGTGGTGGAGGCGGCAGCAGTGGAGGCAGTAATACCGGATCTGTCAACAACAGCACCGACGGCGGAACAGGCGGTAGCACCGGCAGCATCACGAACCCCACTGGCGGGACTGGGTCCAGCGGTGGAACCAATGACAGCACCTCAGGCGGGACTGGCAGCGGTACGGGAGGCACAGTCGACACTCCGGTGTCGCCCCCGGCGGTTACCATTCCGGGGGCGCCGACTGGGGTCACGGTACAGCCGGGAGATGGCCAAGTCACCATCTCCTGGAGCCCCGTCGCCAATGCAACTTCGTACAACGTATATTGGTCTACCACTGGTAGTGTGACGCCCAGTGTGGCAACGCGAAAGGTCGGCGCCGTCTCACCCTGTGTGCTCACTGGCTTGATGAACTGGACAATCTACTACTTCGTCGTCACGGCAGTTAACCAGTCAGGAGAATCGGCAGTCTCGACTGAACTGAGCGCCACTCCGGAGGCGCTGTTTGTTGCCGAGATGGTGAACGGGAAAACCTTCGACTACACCATCTCGCCAGACGGGTATGGAGTGGTTACTTTCAACCCGGACGGGACCTTCACAGGGCAGAATTTGAAAGTCGGTCAGCCTATGGCCGGACAGTGGGGCCTCCAGGACGGCGTATTGATACTCGTGTATCCATGGGTAAAAGCGGAGTACTTCTTCCTCAGCTCAGGCACCCCGGCATCGTTCCAGGTTATTTATTTGAGGCGCAACTATGAAGACGGCAGTGTCACCAGCCCTGTAGCAGGTACTTTTAACCTGAAATAG
- a CDS encoding type II toxin-antitoxin system RelE/ParE family toxin: protein MTTQTFPFEIEYYRTEGGTAPFREWLQALRDVTGRAKIRVRLDRARLGNLGDHKNLGEGLYELRVDYGPGYRVYYTLEGNRLILLLVGGDKESQRRDIAKAAGCLQDHRRRHQDGSHD, encoded by the coding sequence ATGACGACACAGACTTTTCCTTTCGAAATCGAGTATTACAGGACGGAGGGGGGCACAGCGCCGTTTAGGGAATGGCTGCAGGCCCTGCGGGATGTAACCGGGCGCGCCAAGATCCGCGTCCGGCTGGACCGGGCACGGCTTGGGAACCTGGGGGACCATAAGAACCTGGGTGAGGGGCTGTACGAGCTGCGGGTCGACTATGGCCCTGGGTATCGCGTCTATTACACCCTTGAGGGAAACCGGCTGATCCTGCTTTTGGTCGGCGGGGACAAGGAGTCCCAGCGACGGGATATCGCGAAGGCTGCGGGGTGCTTGCAGGATCACAGAAGGAGACATCAAGATGGCTCACACGACTGA
- a CDS encoding addiction module antidote protein, with product MAHTTDYQKDLIEALKDPAEAAAYLNAALEEGDREAFLLALRNVAEANGGMAAVADKAHLNRESLYRTLSRRGNPEIRTLFNLLHGVGLRLNITPERASA from the coding sequence ATGGCTCACACGACTGACTACCAGAAGGATCTCATCGAGGCGTTGAAGGACCCGGCCGAGGCGGCGGCATACCTGAACGCGGCCTTGGAAGAGGGGGACCGGGAAGCCTTCCTTCTTGCCTTGCGCAACGTCGCGGAGGCAAACGGTGGCATGGCTGCGGTAGCGGACAAGGCCCATCTAAACCGTGAAAGCCTGTATCGCACCCTGTCGCGTCGGGGCAACCCCGAAATCAGGACACTGTTCAACCTGCTGCACGGAGTAGGGCTGCGGTTGAATATCACCCCGGAGCGCGCGTCCGCCTAG
- a CDS encoding PilZ domain-containing protein, with the protein MEPYYYREDIRKSLKDDSAEIAAGFREIVKGGLRVQLKLVNYFKGLPISYPATPVDFTGTVLELDVHPQQAVALEQTGCTFVKCSYFDRPMLADVKDADVRRMMASLANFRFVEILAEQRVSLRLKLEPPCDAQIIGDAEPIDGKVLDISLGGVSIRASRPSYLREGKGALLKVMVPNLLQSGETPLELRSKVVAVAHEEQGEVCRFSIESDPHVEGVISRFIFQRQVDLIRELKEQS; encoded by the coding sequence ATGGAACCTTATTATTACCGGGAAGACATCAGGAAATCGCTCAAGGATGACAGCGCCGAGATAGCTGCAGGGTTCAGGGAGATCGTCAAGGGGGGGCTGCGGGTGCAGCTCAAGCTGGTTAACTACTTCAAAGGACTCCCTATCAGCTACCCCGCCACCCCGGTCGACTTTACCGGCACTGTCCTGGAACTGGACGTCCATCCCCAGCAGGCGGTGGCATTGGAGCAAACGGGATGCACCTTCGTAAAGTGCAGCTATTTCGACCGCCCCATGCTCGCCGACGTGAAAGACGCCGACGTGCGCCGGATGATGGCGTCGCTTGCCAACTTCCGTTTCGTGGAGATCCTGGCGGAACAGCGCGTGTCGCTGCGGCTCAAACTGGAGCCGCCTTGCGACGCCCAGATTATAGGTGACGCAGAACCCATTGACGGCAAGGTTCTCGACATCTCCCTCGGGGGGGTATCCATCAGGGCCTCCCGCCCTTCGTACCTGCGGGAGGGGAAGGGGGCACTGCTAAAGGTCATGGTGCCGAACCTGCTGCAAAGCGGAGAGACCCCGCTGGAGCTGAGGTCGAAGGTGGTCGCCGTTGCCCACGAGGAGCAGGGCGAGGTGTGCCGTTTTTCCATCGAGTCGGACCCGCATGTGGAGGGGGTGATCTCGCGCTTTATCTTTCAGCGGCAGGTGGACCTGATCAGGGAGCTGAAGGAGCAAAGCTGA
- a CDS encoding response regulator has protein sequence MVKKKLLVVDDTPENLIIIYKILRKEYEVIGANSGKEALLALAESRPDLILLDVMMPEMDGLELCRILKGDSRYRDIPVIFITALSDEVDESRGFAAGAVDYLSKPLKPAILSHRVAVHLELQSQKEALARKNQELQEALSKVKELSGLLPICMTCKKIRDDQGYWNQLESYITLHSGALFSHGYCPECAADAMKRIPPVPTLR, from the coding sequence TTGGTTAAGAAAAAACTGTTGGTTGTCGACGACACCCCGGAAAATCTAATCATCATCTACAAGATCTTGCGCAAGGAGTACGAGGTCATCGGCGCCAACAGCGGGAAGGAGGCGCTGCTGGCCCTGGCGGAAAGTCGTCCAGACCTGATACTGCTCGACGTCATGATGCCCGAGATGGACGGCTTGGAGCTTTGCCGTATCCTGAAGGGGGACTCAAGGTACCGTGACATCCCGGTGATTTTCATCACTGCGCTAAGCGATGAGGTGGACGAGTCACGGGGATTTGCAGCCGGCGCTGTAGACTACCTCTCGAAGCCGCTTAAACCGGCCATCCTGAGCCACCGTGTCGCCGTGCATCTCGAACTGCAGTCGCAAAAAGAGGCGCTGGCCAGGAAGAATCAGGAGCTGCAGGAGGCGCTGTCCAAGGTGAAGGAGCTCTCAGGTCTGCTCCCCATCTGCATGACCTGCAAAAAGATTCGTGACGACCAGGGGTACTGGAACCAGTTGGAGAGCTACATCACACTCCACTCGGGGGCCCTTTTCAGCCACGGCTACTGTCCTGAATGTGCCGCTGACGCCATGAAGAGGATCCCCCCTGTGCCGACCTTGAGATAG
- a CDS encoding PAS domain-containing hybrid sensor histidine kinase/response regulator — translation MDKTSGTHSFAFLEHMVEERTRELKQEIQERLRAEGQLAEARDHYLNILAEAPALIWRADTQARCDWFNNTWLSFTGRTMEEEYGDGWAQGVHPDDLERCVAIWVGAFRQRAPFEMEYRLRRHDGIYRWILDIGRPFNGLDGSFAGYIGYCFDITDRKLSEMELVFAREAAEAANRAKTEFLANMSHEIRTPMNSIVGMAQLLAYTELSAEQKEYLDGILTSSEGLLAIINDILDLSKVEAGKVELESRTFSLRNSINEIVRTQTATAHEKGLQLKLCVPEEVPDTLVGDRLRLKQVLLNIVGNAIKFTACGSVALSVTLTVKQEDMAQLRFSVSDTGVGIAPESLERIFAPFAQEDTSTTRRYGGTGLGLSISAKLVRLMGGRIWAESSKNAGSTFHMEIPFALRAEECGQHPSPKNDKVTWDEAKLNILLADDQEMNRNVMAKLLGRLGHRLDSAADGGEALAKWKTGNYDLILMDVEMPGIGGTEATRLIREAEAPLGKRTVVIALTAHALKNHEEMLLKLGYDGYVPKPVEMPTLLREMRRCLRLPEPLPPGGPATASAMPTCAANQPGTVDRQQLADILTAVSTLLRQRKLEVLDKVNDLSELIPGSAFLEQLNLQIRQFDCPGALKTVEEILLEYDIHT, via the coding sequence ATGGACAAGACCAGTGGCACCCACAGCTTCGCCTTTCTGGAGCATATGGTCGAGGAGCGAACCCGCGAGTTGAAACAGGAGATACAGGAGCGCCTGCGGGCCGAAGGGCAACTGGCAGAGGCGCGGGATCACTACTTGAACATCCTCGCCGAGGCACCCGCACTGATCTGGCGCGCCGACACGCAGGCCAGGTGCGACTGGTTCAACAACACCTGGCTTTCATTCACCGGCCGCACCATGGAAGAGGAATACGGAGACGGCTGGGCGCAAGGTGTCCATCCCGACGACCTGGAACGCTGCGTCGCCATATGGGTGGGCGCCTTCCGCCAGCGGGCCCCCTTTGAGATGGAGTACCGGCTGAGGCGCCACGACGGCATCTACCGCTGGATACTGGACATCGGGCGTCCCTTCAATGGGCTCGACGGCAGCTTTGCCGGCTATATCGGCTACTGCTTCGACATCACCGACCGAAAGCTCTCCGAGATGGAACTGGTTTTCGCAAGAGAGGCGGCCGAGGCCGCCAACCGGGCCAAGACGGAGTTCCTGGCCAACATGAGCCACGAGATCAGGACCCCGATGAACAGCATCGTCGGCATGGCGCAGCTTCTTGCCTACACGGAGCTTTCCGCCGAACAGAAGGAGTACCTGGATGGGATACTCACCTCGTCCGAGGGGCTTCTTGCCATCATCAACGACATACTCGACCTCTCGAAGGTGGAGGCGGGAAAGGTCGAACTGGAGTCCAGAACCTTCAGCCTCAGGAACAGCATCAACGAGATCGTCAGGACGCAGACGGCGACGGCCCACGAAAAAGGGCTTCAGTTGAAGCTCTGTGTCCCGGAAGAGGTCCCTGACACGCTGGTAGGCGACCGGCTGAGACTAAAGCAGGTGCTCCTCAACATCGTCGGCAACGCCATCAAGTTCACCGCATGCGGGAGCGTCGCCTTATCGGTCACCCTGACGGTAAAGCAAGAAGATATGGCCCAGTTAAGATTCAGCGTGAGCGACACCGGCGTCGGCATAGCGCCTGAATCTTTGGAGCGCATCTTCGCCCCCTTCGCCCAAGAGGACACCTCCACCACAAGGAGGTACGGCGGCACCGGCCTCGGGCTTTCCATAAGTGCGAAGCTGGTCCGGCTCATGGGGGGGCGGATCTGGGCGGAGAGCAGCAAGAACGCAGGCAGCACCTTCCACATGGAGATTCCCTTCGCACTAAGGGCCGAAGAATGCGGGCAGCACCCCTCGCCCAAGAACGACAAGGTCACCTGGGACGAGGCGAAGCTGAACATCCTGTTGGCTGACGACCAGGAGATGAACCGCAACGTCATGGCGAAGCTCCTTGGGAGGCTGGGGCATAGATTGGACAGCGCGGCGGATGGCGGTGAAGCGCTCGCAAAGTGGAAAACCGGAAACTACGACCTCATCCTGATGGATGTGGAGATGCCGGGCATCGGCGGCACGGAAGCTACCCGCCTCATCAGGGAAGCCGAAGCTCCTCTGGGAAAGCGCACCGTGGTAATCGCTCTCACGGCGCATGCCCTGAAGAACCATGAGGAGATGCTACTTAAACTCGGTTACGACGGGTACGTCCCCAAACCGGTGGAGATGCCCACGCTGTTGCGGGAGATGAGGCGCTGCCTCCGGCTCCCCGAGCCGCTGCCGCCGGGGGGGCCTGCCACTGCCTCCGCAATGCCGACATGCGCGGCAAACCAGCCAGGCACAGTGGACAGGCAGCAGCTTGCCGATATACTCACTGCAGTCAGCACGCTGTTACGGCAAAGGAAGCTGGAGGTTTTAGACAAGGTGAACGACCTGTCCGAGCTGATTCCGGGCTCAGCTTTTCTTGAACAGCTGAACCTGCAGATACGACAGTTCGATTGCCCTGGCGCTTTGAAGACAGTGGAAGAAATCCTTCTCGAATACGATATCCACACCTGA
- a CDS encoding response regulator, whose product MKCLIVEDNDFSRETLSLFLAPHAEMELATDGQEGVELFETALAGGQGFDLVLLDVVMPKLDGQQALRRMRQAEREKGVSAQQKAVIIMTTALTSAEQMEQALWDGDCTDYLVKPIVRADLLALLRRYRLIN is encoded by the coding sequence ATGAAGTGTCTAATCGTCGAGGATAACGATTTCTCCCGCGAAACCCTGAGTCTCTTTCTGGCGCCTCACGCCGAGATGGAACTGGCGACTGACGGGCAGGAGGGAGTGGAACTTTTCGAAACCGCACTTGCCGGCGGCCAGGGGTTCGACCTGGTGCTGCTTGATGTGGTCATGCCCAAGCTGGACGGGCAGCAGGCCTTGAGACGGATGCGCCAGGCGGAAAGGGAGAAGGGGGTTTCGGCGCAGCAGAAAGCCGTCATCATCATGACCACGGCGCTTACCTCGGCAGAACAGATGGAGCAGGCGCTTTGGGACGGCGACTGCACCGACTATCTGGTAAAGCCGATAGTGCGGGCCGATCTGCTGGCACTGCTGCGCAGGTACCGTTTGATCAACTGA
- a CDS encoding HyaD/HybD family hydrogenase maturation endopeptidase produces the protein MPRVLVLGIGNTIMSDDGVGAKVVQELQREYRFPAGVDVVDGGTLGLALLPLLEGKSHVIMVDAVETGKQPGFCVRLVGEELPSALDTKLSPHQLGLKDLLGAAQLMGRTLPELVLVGVQPKSLALGSELSAEVNLQVETMKGAVLKELERIGAHVEPVSPPPSYRWDQ, from the coding sequence ATGCCGAGGGTTCTTGTCCTCGGCATCGGCAACACCATTATGAGTGATGACGGTGTGGGCGCAAAGGTGGTCCAGGAACTGCAGCGGGAGTACCGATTTCCGGCTGGAGTCGATGTCGTCGACGGTGGAACTCTTGGTCTAGCGCTACTGCCGCTTCTGGAAGGAAAAAGCCATGTCATCATGGTTGACGCAGTCGAAACCGGAAAGCAGCCGGGGTTCTGCGTCAGGCTGGTCGGGGAGGAACTTCCCTCAGCTCTGGACACCAAGCTTTCACCACACCAACTGGGGCTGAAGGACCTGCTGGGTGCAGCTCAATTGATGGGGCGCACCCTTCCGGAACTGGTCCTTGTCGGAGTGCAGCCCAAATCTCTCGCGCTGGGTTCCGAGCTGAGCGCAGAGGTCAACCTGCAGGTGGAGACCATGAAGGGGGCTGTGCTGAAGGAACTGGAGCGGATCGGAGCCCACGTCGAACCTGTCTCGCCTCCCCCTTCTTACCGGTGGGACCAGTGA